From one Amycolatopsis sp. FDAARGOS 1241 genomic stretch:
- a CDS encoding FBP domain-containing protein translates to MQPLDADQIRASFVNCSRGEAKSVTIPAGVPWAARDFLGWRDPKAPARAYLVVPYRDEIVGLSLRAAPPPSSRLRSNMCGFCATTHALSDVTLFTGRRAGKLGREGNTLGTYVCSNLSCSAYVRGELKPDVPQPKETLSIDDRVARLEDKVQRFVARILESR, encoded by the coding sequence ATGCAACCCCTCGACGCCGACCAGATCCGCGCGTCCTTCGTGAACTGCTCCCGCGGCGAGGCCAAGTCGGTCACGATCCCGGCCGGCGTCCCGTGGGCCGCCCGCGACTTCCTCGGCTGGCGCGACCCGAAGGCGCCCGCACGCGCGTACCTCGTGGTGCCCTACCGGGACGAGATCGTGGGCCTGTCCTTGCGCGCGGCGCCCCCGCCTTCGTCGCGGTTGCGCAGCAACATGTGCGGCTTCTGCGCGACCACCCACGCGCTGTCCGACGTCACCCTGTTCACCGGCCGCCGCGCCGGCAAGCTCGGCCGCGAGGGCAACACGCTGGGCACGTACGTGTGCTCGAACCTGTCGTGCAGTGCATACGTGCGCGGGGAACTCAAGCCGGACGTGCCCCAGCCCAAGGAAACGCTCTCGATCGACGACCGCGTGGCGCGGCTGGAGGACAAGGTGCAGCGGTTCGTGGCGCGGATTCTCGAGTCGCGTTAG
- a CDS encoding adenylate/guanylate cyclase domain-containing protein, whose protein sequence is MRRKTAGRFRLVLRTSLGFAALGIGSSVAGSAVVALLLFLQGLPADVGDRGWILGLTAGGIVAVSLLVGTLWTAYLQRRTVVWFTIGRRPTEDEAKRALRLPVDMAVVSGTLWLVGALALGTLAGVLGSVEGAAGMALTIGLGGLTTVGLMYVAAEWVARPVMTMALAVAPPHGRLPVTVLTRLIIVWALASGVPFVGVLLVVTPPEVGRANPTASLITLSVIGLVTGAIGTALLARAVAAPLHRLRVALDQIARGSTDVTVDVDDSSEIGLLQTSVNDLAAGLRERERMRDLFGRHVGTDVARHALEYGASLSGDVREVTALFVDVVDSTALASRTPPEELVAKLNRFFASVVSAVDARGGLVNKFQGDAALCIFGAPTRLSDASTMALAAARAIRDAVLSDGELDLGIGVACGQVFAGQLGTSSRLEYTVIGDAVNEAARLTEHAKGVPGRILASEGTVKAALGGEREFWTAHGELLLRGRRQTTTAWTT, encoded by the coding sequence GTGCGCAGGAAGACGGCGGGACGGTTCCGGCTGGTACTGCGCACGAGTCTGGGCTTCGCCGCGCTCGGCATCGGGTCCAGCGTCGCCGGGTCGGCCGTGGTCGCGTTGCTGCTGTTCCTGCAGGGTCTGCCGGCCGACGTCGGGGACCGCGGCTGGATTCTCGGGCTGACCGCCGGTGGGATCGTGGCCGTGAGCCTGCTCGTCGGCACGCTCTGGACGGCCTACCTGCAGCGCCGCACCGTGGTGTGGTTCACCATCGGGCGCCGGCCGACGGAGGACGAGGCCAAACGCGCACTGCGGCTACCCGTGGACATGGCCGTGGTCAGCGGCACGCTGTGGCTCGTCGGCGCGCTCGCGCTCGGCACCCTGGCCGGCGTGCTGGGCTCGGTCGAGGGCGCGGCCGGCATGGCGCTGACGATCGGGCTCGGCGGGCTGACGACTGTCGGTCTCATGTACGTCGCGGCGGAGTGGGTGGCGCGGCCCGTGATGACGATGGCGCTGGCCGTCGCGCCGCCCCACGGCCGGCTGCCGGTGACGGTGCTGACGCGGCTGATCATCGTCTGGGCGCTGGCCAGCGGTGTGCCGTTCGTCGGCGTGCTGCTGGTCGTGACGCCGCCCGAAGTCGGTCGCGCGAACCCCACCGCCAGCCTGATCACGCTGTCCGTGATCGGCCTGGTGACGGGTGCGATCGGCACGGCGCTGCTCGCGCGGGCTGTCGCGGCGCCGCTGCACCGGCTGCGCGTGGCGCTCGACCAGATCGCACGTGGCAGCACCGACGTGACCGTGGACGTCGACGACTCCAGCGAGATCGGCCTGCTGCAGACGTCCGTGAACGACCTGGCCGCGGGCCTGCGCGAACGGGAGCGGATGCGGGACCTGTTCGGCCGGCACGTCGGCACGGACGTCGCGCGCCACGCGCTCGAGTACGGCGCCTCCTTGTCCGGCGACGTCCGCGAGGTGACGGCCCTGTTCGTGGACGTCGTCGATTCGACGGCGCTCGCGTCGCGCACGCCGCCGGAGGAGCTGGTGGCGAAGCTGAACCGGTTCTTCGCCAGCGTGGTCTCGGCCGTCGACGCGCGGGGCGGGCTGGTCAACAAGTTCCAGGGCGACGCCGCGCTGTGCATCTTCGGCGCGCCGACGCGGCTTTCGGACGCCTCGACCATGGCGCTCGCCGCCGCCCGCGCGATCCGCGACGCCGTGCTGTCGGACGGTGAGCTCGATCTGGGCATCGGCGTCGCGTGCGGGCAGGTTTTCGCAGGTCAGCTGGGCACGTCGAGCCGGCTGGAGTACACCGTGATCGGCGACGCCGTGAACGAGGCCGCGCGGCTGACCGAGCACGCGAAGGGCGTGCCCGGGCGCATCCTGGCCAGCGAGGGCACCGTCAAGGCCGCTCTCGGCGGCGAGCGCGAGTTCTGGACGGCGCACGGCGAACTGCTGCTGCGCGGGCGGCGGCAGACGACGACCGCCTGGACGACTTAG
- a CDS encoding beta-ketoacyl-ACP synthase III, with protein sequence MSRAAVVTALGRALPERIVTNDEIAQRLDTSDEWIRTRTGIRERRMVAPGQSTVDLAVEAGREALRDGPADAVVLATSTADQLCPASAPQVAARLGLGTAAAFDVNAVCSGFVYALATAQGFIAGGIAKRVLVIGADVFTSLVHPGDRTTVPIFGDGAGAVLLRAGEPGETGAIGPFDLHSEGALAELLWVEAGGSKHRFSEDDRDHHLVMQGTAVFRHACARMAESSRAVLEQAGWMVGDVDRFVGHQANIRILQATAKHLGLPADAVVANIDRVGNTSAASIPLALADAVADGTLVPGHRVLLTAFGAGLTWGSTLLTWPELA encoded by the coding sequence GTGTCTCGTGCTGCTGTCGTCACCGCGCTGGGCCGCGCGCTGCCCGAACGGATCGTGACCAACGACGAGATCGCCCAGCGCCTCGACACCTCCGACGAGTGGATCCGCACCCGCACCGGCATCCGCGAGCGCCGCATGGTCGCCCCGGGCCAGTCCACAGTGGATCTCGCGGTCGAAGCCGGGCGGGAAGCTCTTCGAGACGGGCCCGCGGACGCCGTCGTGCTCGCCACCTCCACCGCCGACCAGCTGTGCCCCGCCAGCGCGCCCCAGGTCGCCGCGCGGCTCGGCCTCGGCACGGCCGCCGCGTTCGACGTGAACGCCGTGTGCAGCGGCTTCGTCTACGCGCTGGCCACCGCGCAGGGTTTCATCGCCGGCGGGATCGCCAAGCGCGTGCTCGTGATCGGCGCCGACGTCTTCACCTCGCTCGTCCACCCCGGCGACCGCACGACCGTGCCGATCTTCGGCGACGGCGCGGGCGCCGTCCTGCTGCGCGCGGGCGAGCCCGGCGAGACCGGCGCCATCGGCCCGTTCGACCTGCACAGCGAGGGCGCGCTCGCCGAGCTGCTGTGGGTCGAGGCCGGCGGTTCGAAACACCGCTTCTCCGAGGACGACCGCGACCACCACCTCGTCATGCAGGGCACGGCCGTCTTCCGCCACGCGTGCGCGCGCATGGCCGAGTCGTCGCGCGCGGTGCTGGAGCAGGCCGGCTGGATGGTCGGCGACGTCGACCGGTTCGTCGGCCACCAGGCCAACATCCGCATCCTGCAGGCCACCGCGAAGCACCTCGGGCTGCCCGCGGACGCGGTGGTCGCCAACATCGATCGCGTCGGCAACACCAGCGCCGCGTCGATCCCGCTCGCGCTGGCCGACGCCGTCGCCGACGGCACGCTTGTGCCGGGCCACCGCGTGCTGCTCACCGCGTTCGGTGCCGGCCTCACCTGGGGTTCGACGCTGCTGACTTGGCCCGAGCTGGCCTAA
- a CDS encoding Lrp/AsnC family transcriptional regulator, with amino-acid sequence MLSGDLDRLDLAILACLQSDSRTIAEVIGAKVGLSAAAVQRRIKRLRETGVIEKEVAVLSPAALGLSMTFVVMVEMERENLTVLDAFRRQVLADQCVQQCYYVTGTADFVLIVTCPDMATFEVFTRRMFFDNPNVRHFTTSVAMDRVKVGLTLPLE; translated from the coding sequence GTGCTCAGTGGAGACCTCGACCGGCTGGACCTCGCCATCCTCGCCTGCCTGCAGTCCGACTCGCGCACGATCGCCGAGGTCATCGGGGCGAAGGTGGGGCTCTCGGCCGCCGCGGTGCAGCGGCGCATCAAGCGCCTGCGCGAGACGGGCGTGATCGAGAAGGAGGTCGCCGTCCTCTCCCCCGCGGCCCTGGGGCTGTCCATGACCTTCGTGGTGATGGTCGAGATGGAGCGCGAGAACCTGACGGTGCTCGACGCCTTCCGGCGCCAGGTCCTCGCGGACCAGTGCGTGCAGCAGTGTTACTACGTGACGGGCACGGCGGACTTCGTGTTGATCGTGACCTGCCCCGACATGGCCACCTTCGAGGTCTTCACCCGCCGGATGTTCTTCGACAACCCGAACGTCCGCCACTTCACGACGAGCGTGGCGATGGATCGGGTGAAGGTCGGGTTGACGTTGCCGTTGGAGTGA
- a CDS encoding SsgA family sporulation/cell division regulator translates to MQTDAVHQTQFVLLNESTTPVLSRLSYQAAEPFAVTVAFRTERGRWIEWTFARDLLVTGLDEPAGLGDVRVRPDLSEDPAMVTLEIESPDGYASFELEREDIETFLESSCELVPLGAESEKFDIEGLIEEISNV, encoded by the coding sequence GTGCAGACCGACGCCGTACACCAGACCCAGTTCGTGTTGCTGAACGAGAGCACCACGCCGGTGCTGTCCCGCCTGTCCTACCAGGCCGCGGAGCCGTTCGCGGTCACTGTGGCGTTCCGGACCGAGCGGGGGCGCTGGATCGAGTGGACGTTCGCGCGTGATCTGCTCGTGACCGGGCTCGACGAGCCGGCCGGGCTGGGCGACGTGCGGGTCCGTCCGGACCTGTCGGAGGACCCGGCGATGGTCACGCTGGAGATCGAGTCACCCGACGGGTACGCGTCGTTCGAGCTGGAGCGCGAGGACATCGAGACGTTCCTGGAGTCGTCCTGCGAACTCGTCCCGCTGGGCGCCGAGAGCGAGAAGTTCGACATCGAGGGGCTGATCGAGGAGATCAGCAACGTGTGA
- a CDS encoding S1 family peptidase: protein MKIIRFLGVAAVAAATAGTMAAVTSPAAGAALLNPDMVPAMQRDLGLTHSQALARLAAEDSATKVGQSLQQSLGDKFGGLSFDAATGKARVAVTDAALVGKVRAAGAEAQVVRFSEQQLDSSVAKLNAGEKSAPQAVTSWGVDPAANRVTITVLKGQRATAENFAKQSGVDTSSLEVTETAAAPRLHYNVLGGDAYYIGGSSRCSVGFSVNGGFLTAGHCAALTGAGPLTGYNRVAMGSFSSYRFPGSDYAYARVNSNWTPVGQINNGTRVSGSTAAAVGASVCKSGSTTGWTCGTIRAKNQTVRYPEGTVTGMVLTNARSDHGDSGGSFISGNQAQGLLSGGDTVNTYYFPVTTALSATGTTLVRG from the coding sequence ATGAAGATCATCAGATTCCTCGGTGTCGCCGCAGTCGCCGCCGCGACGGCGGGCACAATGGCCGCGGTCACGAGCCCGGCCGCGGGTGCCGCACTGTTGAACCCCGACATGGTGCCGGCGATGCAACGCGACCTCGGCCTCACACACAGCCAGGCCCTGGCCCGGCTCGCGGCCGAGGACTCCGCGACGAAGGTCGGCCAGTCGTTGCAGCAGTCACTCGGCGACAAGTTCGGTGGCCTCAGCTTCGACGCGGCGACGGGCAAGGCGCGCGTGGCCGTGACCGACGCGGCGCTGGTGGGGAAGGTGCGCGCGGCGGGCGCGGAGGCGCAGGTCGTGCGGTTCAGCGAGCAGCAGCTCGACTCCAGCGTTGCCAAGCTGAACGCGGGTGAGAAGTCCGCTCCGCAGGCCGTCACGTCCTGGGGTGTGGACCCGGCGGCCAACCGCGTGACGATCACCGTCCTCAAGGGACAACGCGCGACGGCGGAGAATTTCGCGAAGCAGTCCGGTGTGGACACATCCTCGCTCGAGGTCACGGAGACCGCGGCCGCGCCCCGGCTGCACTACAACGTGCTCGGCGGTGACGCGTACTACATCGGCGGCTCGTCGCGCTGCTCCGTCGGCTTCTCGGTGAACGGCGGCTTCCTCACCGCCGGCCACTGTGCGGCGCTCACCGGCGCGGGCCCGCTGACGGGCTACAACCGCGTCGCGATGGGCTCGTTCTCCAGCTACCGCTTCCCGGGCAGCGACTACGCATACGCCCGGGTGAACAGCAACTGGACCCCGGTCGGGCAAATCAACAACGGCACCCGCGTGTCCGGTTCCACGGCCGCCGCCGTGGGCGCGTCCGTCTGCAAGTCGGGCTCCACCACGGGCTGGACGTGCGGCACGATCCGTGCCAAGAACCAGACCGTGCGCTACCCCGAGGGCACGGTGACCGGCATGGTGCTCACCAATGCCCGCTCCGACCACGGTGACTCGGGTGGCTCGTTCATCTCCGGCAACCAGGCGCAGGGCCTGCTGTCCGGTGGCGACACCGTGAACACGTACTACTTCCCGGTCACCACGGCGCTGTCGGCGACAGGCACGACGCTCGTCCGCGGCTGA
- a CDS encoding AAA family ATPase has product MWQAVPRPTSVTVRTGLTAFSGRDHELTTMVEVLGHRPAAVLVEGEPGMGRSRVLAELARRREFAGGRVLRGTCQPLREPFPYGPVLEALRAAGDRPLGPLSPVAGALRPLLPELADQLPPSPEPLDDPGAQRHRVFRAVRELLVACGPTIMLVDDLQWADEGTGDLMRFLAADLPPELAVVAAYRSGPEPWPGPLGAPVRAAPTVHTARVALGPLDVEAVRAMAVDVLELPRVSDEFAAKLHECTGGIPFVVEETVRALRNAPLPAGEGLSDRLLENLEMPAALRESVTERLAALPEQAAQLTRAAAVLAVPAEPATLGDVAGLAEESLRTALLAALGGGLLAELGENRYGFRHPLARKAVYDTVSGPERTLLHTEAMRVLDTLPSPPSLLLAQHAHAAGRTQKWLRYAEAAADEAIGKGETSRAIDLLQAALPASDDVGRLATKLSQVALRGFRPDVIETLERVLEDQPLPPAVRGTIRLSLGMLLVRTIGRLERGREEVERAVAELVDRPELAARGINLLAQPIDGLTPLSWHEGWMRRAREVHSGLTDPELRLALTVDRIANASHLGDGSAWAEFEALPDAGESVGERVQLARLWCNLSDAQSWAGHLDRAARLVEEGSRRATDAGALYAIGLIQGTQARLAWFRGEWDGLAETAEDVRSRYPELGPVVMDTSLVLGGLAAVRGEFAAAQRHLARASVHAPGDGPIPVVLCAASVLIGVLLAGDDVAGACSVADVAVDAARRKGVWVWAASLVPTAADAYTRAGRWSDADAFVEEFARGVAGRDSPLAVASLHAGRAVLTAARGKHLAAAAAFDSAAAAYTSLPMPYLATSMAERAACLRLLAGQRSAVDALASAAGAFEQLGATRDAGRCHHLLRSHGAWAPSQRGRRGYGRELSPREREVARMLAEGRTNREIADGLFLSPRTVEQHVAKVLRKLGARGRTDVARHLPADGAAVG; this is encoded by the coding sequence ATGTGGCAGGCCGTCCCCCGCCCGACGTCGGTCACCGTGCGCACCGGGCTGACGGCTTTTTCAGGGCGCGACCACGAGCTCACCACCATGGTCGAGGTGCTGGGGCACCGTCCGGCCGCCGTGCTCGTGGAGGGCGAGCCGGGGATGGGCCGCAGCCGCGTGCTCGCCGAGCTGGCACGGCGGCGCGAGTTCGCCGGCGGACGCGTGCTGCGCGGTACCTGCCAGCCGTTGCGCGAGCCGTTCCCGTACGGGCCGGTGCTGGAGGCGCTGCGCGCGGCGGGTGACCGGCCGCTCGGGCCGCTGAGCCCTGTCGCCGGCGCGCTGCGGCCGTTGCTGCCTGAGCTGGCCGACCAGCTGCCGCCCTCGCCCGAACCGCTGGACGACCCGGGCGCGCAGCGGCACCGCGTGTTCCGCGCTGTGCGGGAGCTGCTCGTCGCGTGTGGTCCGACGATCATGCTGGTCGACGACCTGCAGTGGGCCGATGAGGGCACCGGCGACCTGATGCGGTTCCTCGCCGCCGACCTGCCGCCGGAGCTGGCCGTGGTGGCCGCGTACCGGAGCGGGCCCGAGCCGTGGCCGGGCCCGTTGGGCGCACCCGTGCGGGCGGCGCCGACCGTCCACACGGCCCGCGTCGCGCTCGGGCCGCTCGACGTCGAGGCGGTGCGCGCGATGGCCGTCGACGTGCTGGAGCTGCCGCGGGTCAGCGACGAGTTCGCCGCGAAACTGCACGAGTGCACCGGTGGCATCCCGTTCGTGGTCGAGGAAACGGTGCGCGCGCTGCGGAACGCACCGCTGCCCGCGGGCGAAGGGCTGTCCGACCGGCTGCTGGAGAACCTGGAGATGCCCGCTGCGCTGCGTGAGTCCGTGACCGAACGGCTGGCCGCGTTGCCGGAGCAGGCTGCGCAGCTGACGCGGGCGGCGGCCGTGCTGGCGGTGCCCGCCGAACCGGCGACGCTCGGTGACGTTGCGGGCCTCGCCGAGGAGTCGCTGCGGACGGCGCTGCTCGCCGCGTTGGGCGGCGGATTGCTGGCCGAGCTGGGCGAAAACCGGTACGGCTTCCGGCACCCGCTCGCGCGCAAGGCCGTATACGACACGGTGAGCGGCCCCGAGCGAACGCTGCTGCACACCGAGGCGATGCGGGTGCTCGACACGCTCCCGTCGCCTCCGTCGTTGCTGCTCGCGCAGCACGCGCACGCGGCCGGACGGACGCAGAAGTGGCTTCGCTACGCCGAAGCGGCGGCCGACGAGGCGATCGGGAAAGGCGAGACGTCGCGGGCCATCGACCTGCTGCAGGCGGCGTTGCCGGCCTCGGACGACGTCGGCAGGCTCGCGACGAAGCTCAGCCAGGTCGCGCTGCGCGGCTTCCGGCCGGACGTGATCGAGACGCTGGAGCGTGTGCTGGAAGACCAGCCGCTGCCACCGGCCGTGCGCGGAACGATCCGGCTTTCGCTGGGCATGCTGCTCGTGCGGACGATCGGACGGCTCGAACGCGGCCGCGAGGAGGTGGAACGCGCCGTCGCCGAGCTCGTGGACCGGCCGGAGCTGGCGGCGCGCGGGATCAACTTGCTGGCGCAGCCGATCGACGGCCTGACGCCGCTTTCCTGGCACGAAGGCTGGATGCGGCGCGCCCGGGAAGTCCACTCCGGACTGACGGACCCCGAGCTGCGGCTGGCGCTGACGGTCGACCGGATCGCGAACGCCTCGCACCTCGGCGACGGCTCGGCGTGGGCGGAGTTCGAGGCTCTGCCGGACGCCGGGGAGAGTGTGGGCGAGCGCGTGCAGCTCGCGCGGCTGTGGTGCAACCTGTCCGACGCCCAGTCGTGGGCCGGGCACCTCGACCGCGCCGCGCGGCTCGTCGAGGAGGGCTCGCGACGCGCGACGGACGCCGGCGCGCTGTACGCGATCGGCCTGATCCAGGGCACGCAGGCGCGGCTGGCGTGGTTCCGCGGCGAGTGGGACGGACTCGCGGAGACGGCCGAGGACGTGCGTTCGCGCTACCCCGAACTCGGGCCGGTCGTGATGGACACGTCGCTCGTGCTCGGCGGGCTGGCCGCGGTGCGTGGCGAATTCGCTGCGGCGCAACGGCATTTGGCGCGGGCGTCGGTGCACGCGCCGGGTGACGGGCCGATCCCGGTCGTGCTGTGCGCCGCGTCGGTGCTGATCGGCGTGCTTCTGGCGGGCGACGACGTGGCGGGCGCGTGCTCGGTCGCGGACGTCGCCGTGGACGCCGCGCGCCGCAAGGGCGTCTGGGTGTGGGCGGCGTCGTTGGTGCCCACGGCCGCGGACGCGTACACGCGGGCCGGCCGGTGGTCCGATGCGGACGCGTTCGTGGAGGAGTTCGCGCGGGGCGTGGCCGGCCGGGATTCGCCGCTGGCGGTCGCTTCGCTGCACGCGGGCCGCGCCGTCCTGACCGCCGCCCGGGGCAAACACCTCGCGGCCGCGGCGGCTTTCGATTCGGCGGCTGCTGCCTATACGTCGTTGCCGATGCCGTACTTGGCCACGTCGATGGCCGAACGGGCCGCATGCCTGCGGCTGCTGGCGGGCCAGCGTTCGGCCGTGGACGCGTTGGCTTCGGCGGCTGGCGCGTTCGAGCAGCTGGGGGCTACGCGGGATGCGGGGCGTTGTCATCATCTGTTGCGTTCACACGGGGCTTGGGCGCCGTCGCAACGCGGGCGGCGCGGGTACGGGCGGGAGTTGTCGCCGCGGGAGCGGGAGGTCGCCCGGATGCTCGCGGAGGGCCGGACGAACCGCGAGATCGCGGACGGGTTGTTCCTGTCGCCGCGGACGGTGGAGCAGCACGTGGCGAAGGTGTTGCGGAAACTGGGGGCACGCGGGCGGACAGATGTGGCGCGGCACCTTCCGGCTGATGGTGCTGCGGTGGGTTGA
- a CDS encoding O-acetyl-ADP-ribose deacetylase gives MGVMADIELVRGDITEQEVDVVVNAANSSLLGGGGVDGAIHRKGGPEILAECRKLRAGHHGKGLKTGQAVATTAGRLPARWVVHAVGPVWSQAEDRSSLLADCHRNSLAVAAELGAATIAFPAISTGVYRWPVEDAARIAIAAVNDSDTSRFSIIRFVLFDQRAYDAFHNALP, from the coding sequence ATGGGCGTCATGGCGGACATCGAGTTGGTGCGGGGCGATATCACCGAGCAGGAAGTCGACGTGGTGGTCAACGCGGCGAATTCGTCGTTGCTCGGCGGGGGCGGGGTGGATGGCGCGATCCACCGGAAGGGCGGGCCCGAGATTCTGGCGGAGTGCCGGAAGTTGCGGGCAGGGCACCACGGCAAGGGGTTGAAGACCGGGCAGGCCGTGGCGACGACCGCGGGGCGGCTGCCCGCGCGGTGGGTGGTGCACGCGGTGGGGCCGGTGTGGTCGCAGGCGGAAGACCGGTCGTCTCTGCTGGCGGATTGTCACCGCAATTCGCTGGCCGTGGCGGCGGAGCTGGGGGCGGCGACGATCGCGTTTCCGGCGATTTCGACGGGGGTCTACCGGTGGCCGGTCGAGGACGCGGCGCGGATCGCGATCGCGGCGGTCAACGACTCCGACACCAGCCGGTTCAGCATCATCCGGTTCGTGTTGTTCGACCAGAGGGCGTACGACGCGTTCCACAACGCCTTACCGTGA
- a CDS encoding antibiotic biosynthesis monooxygenase, whose product MHRPEPPYYAVIFTSRRTEGDNGYGERAARMSELAAQQHGYLGETSVRDPSGLGITVSYWRDEAAIAGWRKNVEHTESRRQGRRDWYEEYDVRVARVERSYGFSRGEGAPPQEEPPNELSVASS is encoded by the coding sequence ATGCACAGACCTGAACCGCCCTACTACGCGGTGATCTTCACTTCCCGCCGCACCGAAGGGGACAACGGGTACGGCGAGCGCGCCGCGAGGATGTCGGAACTCGCTGCCCAGCAGCACGGCTACCTGGGCGAGACGTCGGTGCGCGATCCGTCCGGGCTGGGCATCACCGTCTCCTATTGGCGGGACGAAGCGGCCATCGCGGGGTGGCGGAAGAACGTCGAGCACACCGAAAGCCGACGACAAGGCCGCCGGGACTGGTACGAGGAGTACGACGTGCGGGTCGCCCGCGTCGAACGCTCCTACGGGTTCAGCCGCGGCGAGGGGGCTCCCCCACAAGAGGAGCCCCCGAACGAGCTCAGTGTCGCGTCATCGTGA
- a CDS encoding G1 family glutamic endopeptidase produces the protein MNSPLSSRTARVLAVTAAAAASLAAAAGVATVSTPSFGSFHGQNFSGGNWGGYVSFGSFTTATASWTEPSVTCRSSNDLFAPWVGIDGDGSSTVEQTGVATDCSSGRPVYQAWYEMYPAAPVYYSSSSAPVSAGDHISATVTRTGTNTYRLDISDTTKGWSKTISKSLTSKHSSAEAIIESPTDSYPTISGGVSFTGVKFNGQNLASTSPQGLDADDRGTGTFSPSAIGSDGQSFTMTRH, from the coding sequence ATGAACTCGCCTCTCTCCTCACGGACCGCGCGGGTCCTGGCCGTCACGGCGGCCGCCGCGGCGAGCCTCGCGGCCGCAGCCGGCGTCGCCACGGTCAGCACGCCGTCGTTCGGCTCGTTCCACGGCCAGAACTTCTCGGGCGGTAACTGGGGCGGCTACGTGAGCTTCGGGAGCTTCACGACCGCGACCGCGAGCTGGACGGAACCGTCGGTGACCTGCCGCTCCAGCAACGACCTGTTCGCCCCGTGGGTCGGCATCGACGGTGACGGATCGTCCACTGTGGAGCAGACCGGCGTCGCCACCGACTGCTCCAGCGGCCGGCCCGTGTACCAGGCCTGGTACGAGATGTACCCGGCCGCGCCGGTGTACTACTCGTCGTCGTCCGCCCCGGTCAGCGCGGGCGACCACATCTCGGCGACGGTCACGCGCACCGGGACGAACACCTACCGGCTGGACATCAGCGACACCACCAAGGGCTGGTCCAAGACGATCAGCAAGTCGTTGACCTCCAAGCACTCCTCGGCCGAAGCCATCATCGAGTCGCCGACCGACTCCTACCCGACCATCTCCGGCGGCGTCTCGTTCACGGGCGTGAAGTTCAACGGCCAGAACCTCGCCTCGACCAGCCCCCAAGGCCTCGACGCCGACGATCGCGGCACCGGCACCTTCAGCCCGAGCGCCATCGGCTCCGACGGCCAGAGCTTCACGATGACGCGACACTGA
- a CDS encoding ABC transporter substrate-binding protein has product MRLKRTVAVAAALLMSLAGVTACRDSRHIDLGSSGKPHIKIMIGGISKVIYLPGQLAQQLGEYEKQGLDVELFDQPSGANAETSLLAGEVQGVVGFYDHTIDLQAKEQCITSVVQFSNVPGEAEMVASAKAGELRSGQDFRGKNLGVTSLGSSTDFLTKALASRGGVDGKDYTPVKVGAGQTFISALQQGSIDAGMTTDPTIAQLTNTGQAKILYDMRTVEGTRAALGGLYPASSLYMSCEIVKRYPDVVQKLANAYVDSLRWLKNHTPEQVADVMPPSFAGGDKALYVKSLRDSLPMFTADGRMDPAGARNVLNVLGASSSNVKPRKERIDLSQTYTTRFVDTALTRSAR; this is encoded by the coding sequence ATGCGTCTCAAAAGGACGGTTGCCGTCGCGGCCGCGCTGCTGATGTCCCTCGCCGGGGTCACGGCGTGCCGCGATTCGCGCCACATCGACCTGGGCAGCAGCGGCAAACCGCACATCAAGATCATGATCGGCGGGATCTCCAAGGTCATCTACCTGCCCGGTCAGCTCGCGCAGCAGCTGGGTGAGTACGAGAAGCAGGGTCTCGACGTCGAGCTGTTCGACCAGCCGTCGGGTGCGAACGCCGAGACGTCGCTGCTGGCCGGTGAAGTGCAGGGTGTGGTCGGGTTCTACGACCACACCATCGACTTGCAGGCCAAGGAGCAGTGCATCACGAGCGTCGTGCAGTTCTCGAACGTTCCGGGTGAGGCCGAGATGGTTGCCAGTGCGAAGGCGGGCGAGCTCCGTTCCGGCCAGGACTTCCGGGGCAAGAACCTCGGCGTGACGTCGCTGGGTTCATCCACGGACTTCCTCACGAAGGCGCTCGCGAGCCGCGGCGGCGTGGACGGCAAGGACTACACACCGGTGAAGGTCGGGGCCGGGCAGACGTTCATCTCCGCGCTGCAACAGGGATCGATCGACGCCGGCATGACCACCGACCCGACGATCGCGCAGCTCACGAACACTGGCCAGGCCAAGATCCTCTACGACATGCGGACTGTCGAGGGGACGCGCGCCGCGCTCGGTGGGCTGTATCCGGCCAGCTCGCTGTACATGAGCTGCGAGATCGTGAAGCGCTACCCGGACGTCGTGCAGAAGCTGGCCAACGCGTACGTGGATTCGTTGCGGTGGCTGAAGAACCACACACCGGAGCAGGTCGCGGACGTCATGCCGCCGTCGTTCGCGGGCGGGGACAAGGCCTTGTACGTCAAGTCGCTGCGCGACAGCCTGCCGATGTTCACCGCGGACGGGCGCATGGACCCGGCCGGTGCGCGGAACGTGCTGAACGTGCTCGGCGCGTCGTCCAGCAACGTGAAGCCGAGGAAGGAGCGGATCGACCTCTCGCAGACCTACACCACCAGGTTCGTGGACACCGCGCTCACGCGCTCGGCGCGGTGA